A genomic window from Salvia hispanica cultivar TCC Black 2014 chromosome 5, UniMelb_Shisp_WGS_1.0, whole genome shotgun sequence includes:
- the LOC125186440 gene encoding protein SOSEKI 5-like → MVRGAKLGVEEKDYFSGTIVETNKREFPALKPSSSYNAHRSLNLEVAEKEMEKLKAKCIPIKTKAHSSTKKEGSLSSTTDGYA, encoded by the exons ATGGTGAGGGGAGCCAAACTGGGTGTGGAGGAGAAGGACTACTTCAGCGGCACCATAGTGGAGACAAACAAACGGGAATTTCCTGCTCTCAAACCATCTTCTTCTTACAATGCACACCG GTCCCTAAATTTGGAAGTTGCAGAGAAAGAGATGGAAAAGCTGAAAGCGAAATGCATACCTATTAAAACAAAGGCACACTCATCCACCAAAAAAGAAGGCAGTCTTAGTAGTACGACTGATGGTTATGCCTAA